In the uncultured Methanobacterium sp. genome, one interval contains:
- a CDS encoding right-handed parallel beta-helix repeat-containing protein, with amino-acid sequence MKKFYIIFMLTGFLVLFSVLGSVSAANLTVNPGNSIQTAVNNASNGDTIIVNDNNGSDYTYNENIIINKNITLKSSFNTVTIHSSNPSQSVLIVNNGGSGSIIEGFTINGSNNSVGILLENVNECTIKNNNINGNYQGIYLSQSSYNTITNNAITNNTYGIFIPAQYSYDNNIIANYIIANDYGIFSTFHSFNIQFNRIIGNNCSGLWFEGEEGEFFDISNNWWGSNSRLCDWNWYDPNISYDIFFNSGLDPLYNEIYFTPWLILNVNSSSMNTNNNSIVTADLTHNSNGEDISPLGHLPDGIPVNFTTNLGTITSTAYTSNGKANVSFSRGTASSGTATVTAALDGQCVQTNITIINADSTAPTVTASLASGTYNRTQSVTLTATDNIDPNPAIYYTINSSTPTILSTMYTGPIVIINPGTTTLKFIAVDSAGNQATVQTQNYTLNLVSDINTGKTYSKIQDAINDPSTLNGHTIEILSGSYTENIIVNKSITLKPVIGSRVTIKAQNYSNPTIIINSGGINSTINGFTITGGIYGVHLNSANDCTILENAIRGNGCSGLWLLNSNNNKILQNTIINNGMGVILQNSMNNTISGNNNSVNIEGGGFNLYNSTNNIISNNNVDDAIRLGNYSLNNAIFENNLSGIYISDYSANSIVFENNIDDIDISNSDNTQIYGNNITGYWARIYIYNSSANIHYNRITGNIENVGNGTVNATNNWWGTNIPLVSSNGTANIMIMGGTVLYDPWLVLNVTPTPASTNGNSTVTADLTHNSDNNDTSPQGHIPNSIPVNFSTNLGTITSQASTRNGKANVSFSRGITSSGTATVTAALDGQIVRTDITIANADSTAPTVTASLASGIYNRTQSVILTANDNVDPNPAIYYTINGSAPTILSTRYTGRIIINNPGTTILMFIAVDSEGNHATVQTKNYTLNLVSNINTGMTYSRIQDAINDPLTLNGHVIEVEMATYVENIVLNKKLKILPSNAPEGVIVPIIAVDPLRPVLTITSAGSGSYIFSLEFRGATNSTGIYLNSVSNCTIDFNSINLNREGILLQNSSGNLIEGNDIEHNQDGLSLYNSCNNSIVSNDVINNTWGIFIPAECMENISSISLNNTISRNRIKNNTYGIYLIGDMSAIFSLGGMHTNDSNIIGNSITENIYGVYSNSSPFNMHFNMLNNNRISNLWLEVDEGISFNAKDNWWGSNHILMDYSDDGHLPTIPMDIFCQGALETWYWAEAIGDVTPWLVLNVTANPVITNSSSTITVDLTHNSDGDDTSSQGYVPNQVPVNFSTNMGSITSPYYLCETRNGKVNVNYNRGTTTSGTATVSVNLDEQTVQTNLTIDAIAPTVTANIASGVYNTTKTVTLNTSDNFDPHPIIYYTTDGSNPTNQSTIYTNPITIINTTILKFTAIDNAGNQAAIQTRYYTSSLLITNNNTGNKYLTIQSAIDDPLTVDGDVIFVGNGTFYENIVVNKKLIITSRDDNVTIYNARLNIPVFTITSEGSGSVIQGFTLVFLYDGAADYADLDPYTIFLDHACNCTIYGNTISKNGSVGGGICLTASPNNVIYGNNVTNYCYGDGISIFNDSDNNIIIENNISGNWNGILILFSDGNVITQNNINTNNIGLSIDSSNDNDIYANSISNNVKYGFYTYCSSVTINFNRIIGNNWYGLYNEWNGAVNATNNWWGTNNPQNSSTHGSAIYAPGGTVLYNPWLELNLTGSVIHVTHNSNSTSEITADLTHNNRGEDTSTSGTIPDGLPVNFTTTLGTITPTATTKRGKATVILTSSPYSGATTVTASTYNQTVFKSFRKSFSTIQAAISNSLTIDGDVIVVANGTYTENIYVNKNLTLISEGNVTVQASNPSDADIYISKWGSGTVIAYFNLINATNNCGIYLNSATNCTIYSNNITGNFNGIILYNSTGNIILNNTILNNENVGIGLDYSNNNTITKNNVSNNWVGTSSLDSYNNIISRNKLYRNGLYGVYMDASNDPVLENSITYNLCGIGLYRSASNQIHFNQIFGNTYGLFANGTSVMVNATNNWWGHENNTPRVAYTDTPADIIIYNGNVVYDPWLILTVYPTSYKVANGKIYEATITADLTYNSDGTDTSIQGRVPDGIPVYFYSQYGTNTFQQLQYTLNGKASTNLVRDPNYHDVIFIMGAVDGDYNFTGVDWIAKAVVNVVGSAVNLSNTNQKLNLTYEIPLNDPTTWVSVLWKETSLYHGEVDLIVNGVVVKSCNVVNAAYLAYHNSYSEEVFKQIKFVNSLFLNPVESTTFVPNQYLQPLIDYYHLENMTFDQLEDSILLLVKIKNNFTDNEIAFIKNHRLEFIDLVGFIMAYPGDAIQTISFVDPDNNQTVSINFPGNPILRMSPMIYYDGYMEDTNGTRYDVGYEGVRSFAIATTKVTNSEVQYWLDKQSLYAPGAMKAAYGTFLTSLLVIKCHDMVADQAATAYNVTWSRTTPVVVSCCDDAASSYITGEMNHRMGMDVNGTASNVWAFRFACSSAFSPIEQEIGNPNGTIGSVTMGIGERIIKGETPELFYSNGQIVLKIKDKDDLILMVDPITGIVRDVSTTICGAYCYHNQITNRRIDLAQNLTSSDPNVQPEWLNSTAQISMASSAAVLVGLEVTGESPLFLAGIEIGSTVPVVGVMIGGGLVLAAVLNYICDQYGWLPPEQSREILGNAFLPFALINTFLYDESTPTTKQLEEAYWKAGYLLMAIDNSDYGELYRAITSGSLQDSKYYLNNGIKREKAVKDFLSAGGPKGDKAKFLKNLYDKSKKRCDDGWNELKEGDVANGLVDITIGLWGFDLWGSILALEVIPKEALSQIKQEILRILS; translated from the coding sequence ATGAAAAAATTCTATATAATTTTCATGTTAACTGGTTTTTTAGTATTGTTTTCAGTATTGGGAAGTGTTTCAGCTGCTAATTTGACTGTTAATCCAGGTAACAGTATTCAAACTGCGGTGAATAATGCTTCTAATGGCGATACAATCATTGTAAATGATAACAATGGCTCTGATTACACTTATAATGAAAATATTATTATAAATAAAAATATCACCCTAAAATCAAGTTTTAACACTGTCACTATACATTCCTCAAATCCATCACAATCTGTGCTCATTGTTAATAATGGGGGTAGTGGTTCAATAATCGAGGGATTTACCATAAATGGATCAAATAACTCCGTTGGAATTCTCCTAGAAAATGTAAACGAATGCACAATTAAAAATAACAACATTAATGGAAATTATCAAGGAATTTACCTTTCACAATCATCATATAACACCATAACCAACAATGCTATAACCAACAATACCTATGGAATTTTCATCCCTGCACAATATTCATATGACAACAATATAATCGCAAATTATATAATCGCAAATGATTATGGGATATTTTCTACTTTCCATTCTTTTAACATACAATTCAATAGAATAATTGGAAATAATTGCTCAGGGTTATGGTTCGAAGGAGAAGAAGGAGAATTTTTCGACATATCCAATAACTGGTGGGGCTCTAATAGTCGATTATGCGATTGGAATTGGTATGATCCAAACATATCATATGATATATTTTTTAATAGCGGTTTGGATCCATTATACAATGAAATATATTTTACACCTTGGTTGATTTTAAATGTAAACTCCAGTTCTATGAATACTAACAACAATTCAATCGTTACAGCAGACCTCACACATAACAGCAATGGTGAAGATATTTCTCCACTGGGACACTTGCCTGATGGTATTCCAGTAAATTTCACCACCAATTTAGGTACAATTACCAGTACAGCTTACACTAGCAATGGAAAAGCAAATGTATCATTCAGTCGTGGGACAGCTTCTTCTGGAACGGCAACTGTCACTGCTGCACTGGATGGGCAGTGTGTGCAAACAAATATCACAATTATTAATGCCGATTCTACAGCACCAACAGTAACCGCCAGTCTTGCAAGCGGAACATATAACAGAACCCAATCTGTGACTTTAACTGCAACTGATAACATAGATCCAAATCCAGCAATTTATTATACTATCAACAGTAGTACTCCTACAATTTTGAGTACAATGTATACAGGCCCAATAGTTATCATTAATCCAGGCACCACAACTTTGAAATTTATTGCGGTGGATAGTGCAGGTAATCAGGCTACTGTTCAAACTCAAAATTACACTTTAAACCTTGTATCAGATATTAACACAGGTAAAACGTATTCTAAGATCCAAGATGCTATAAATGACCCATCAACCTTAAATGGTCACACAATTGAGATCCTATCCGGAAGTTACACCGAAAATATAATTGTAAATAAAAGCATTACTTTGAAGCCGGTTATTGGTTCTAGAGTCACAATTAAGGCCCAAAATTATTCTAATCCCACTATAATCATTAATTCTGGGGGTATTAACTCAACAATCAACGGCTTTACCATAACTGGAGGCATTTATGGTGTTCATTTAAACTCTGCTAATGATTGCACTATATTGGAAAATGCAATTAGAGGAAATGGCTGTTCTGGATTATGGCTTCTAAATTCTAACAACAATAAAATATTGCAAAATACCATAATAAACAATGGTATGGGGGTCATTCTTCAAAATTCAATGAACAACACTATTTCTGGAAATAATAATTCTGTGAATATCGAGGGGGGCGGATTTAACTTATATAACTCCACAAACAACATAATCTCTAATAATAATGTTGATGATGCCATTAGGCTAGGCAATTATTCCCTGAATAACGCCATTTTTGAGAATAATCTCAGTGGAATCTATATCTCAGATTATTCAGCTAATAGCATAGTGTTTGAAAACAATATTGATGACATTGATATCTCTAATTCGGACAATACTCAAATATATGGAAATAACATTACAGGGTACTGGGCAAGGATTTATATTTATAATTCTTCAGCAAATATCCATTACAACCGAATCACTGGAAATATTGAAAATGTTGGGAATGGAACGGTAAACGCCACCAACAACTGGTGGGGTACCAATATTCCACTTGTGTCTTCTAATGGGACTGCAAATATTATGATAATGGGTGGAACAGTCCTCTATGATCCATGGCTTGTTTTGAATGTAACTCCTACTCCTGCAAGTACTAATGGTAATTCCACAGTTACAGCAGATTTAACACATAACAGTGATAATAATGACACTTCTCCACAGGGACACATTCCAAATAGTATTCCTGTGAATTTCAGCACTAACCTAGGTACCATAACCAGCCAGGCTTCCACTCGCAATGGAAAAGCAAATGTATCATTCAGTCGTGGGATAACTTCTTCTGGAACGGCAACTGTCACTGCTGCACTGGATGGGCAGATTGTGCGAACAGATATCACAATTGCTAATGCTGATTCTACAGCACCAACAGTAACCGCCAGTCTTGCGAGTGGAATATATAACAGAACACAATCTGTGATTTTAACTGCAAATGATAATGTAGATCCAAATCCAGCTATTTATTATACTATCAATGGCAGTGCTCCTACAATTTTGAGTACAAGGTATACTGGCCGTATAATTATCAATAATCCTGGCACCACAATTTTGATGTTTATTGCGGTGGATAGTGAGGGTAATCATGCTACTGTTCAAACAAAAAATTACACTTTAAACCTTGTATCAAATATTAACACGGGTATGACTTATTCTCGTATTCAGGATGCTATTAATGATCCATTGACCTTAAATGGTCATGTTATTGAAGTAGAGATGGCTACATATGTTGAGAATATTGTTTTGAATAAGAAGCTTAAAATTTTGCCCAGTAATGCGCCAGAAGGTGTAATTGTGCCTATTATTGCTGTAGATCCCTTAAGACCTGTTTTAACAATAACATCAGCTGGAAGCGGTTCATATATTTTTTCCTTGGAGTTTAGAGGTGCTACTAACTCTACAGGGATTTATTTAAACTCTGTTAGTAATTGTACAATCGATTTTAACTCTATAAATCTTAACAGAGAAGGTATTCTCCTTCAAAATTCCTCTGGAAATCTAATTGAAGGTAACGACATTGAACATAATCAGGATGGTTTAAGTCTCTACAATTCATGCAACAACTCTATCGTATCTAATGATGTAATAAATAACACGTGGGGCATTTTTATCCCCGCAGAATGTATGGAGAATATTTCATCTATTTCTTTGAACAACACGATATCTAGAAACAGAATTAAAAATAATACATATGGTATTTATCTAATCGGAGACATGAGTGCTATCTTCAGCCTTGGTGGCATGCACACTAATGACAGCAATATAATTGGAAACTCCATAACCGAAAATATTTATGGTGTTTATTCTAATTCTAGTCCATTTAACATGCATTTTAACATGCTTAACAATAACCGTATCAGTAATTTGTGGTTGGAAGTGGATGAAGGGATTAGTTTCAATGCTAAGGATAACTGGTGGGGTTCTAATCATATATTAATGGATTATTCTGATGATGGGCATTTACCAACTATTCCTATGGATATTTTTTGCCAGGGAGCACTTGAAACTTGGTATTGGGCTGAAGCAATAGGTGATGTTACTCCATGGCTTGTTTTAAACGTAACTGCTAATCCTGTAATTACTAATAGTAGTTCTACGATTACTGTAGATCTAACTCATAACAGTGATGGTGACGATACTTCTTCGCAGGGGTATGTTCCAAATCAAGTTCCTGTGAATTTTTCCACAAATATGGGCTCCATAACAAGTCCTTACTATCTTTGTGAAACACGTAATGGAAAAGTTAATGTAAATTATAATCGTGGAACTACCACATCCGGAACAGCAACGGTTAGTGTAAATTTAGATGAACAAACTGTGCAAACCAATTTAACCATTGACGCAATTGCACCTACTGTAACAGCAAATATTGCAAGCGGAGTTTACAACACTACAAAAACAGTAACTTTAAACACTTCAGATAATTTTGACCCTCACCCAATTATTTATTATACAACAGATGGCAGCAATCCAACCAATCAAAGCACGATTTACACAAATCCTATCACTATAATAAACACTACCATTCTAAAGTTCACTGCAATAGATAATGCAGGAAATCAAGCTGCAATTCAGACACGTTATTATACTTCAAGTTTACTTATAACTAATAATAACACTGGAAATAAGTATTTAACCATCCAATCAGCTATTGATGATCCGTTAACCGTTGATGGTGATGTTATTTTTGTGGGAAATGGAACATTTTATGAAAACATTGTGGTAAATAAAAAACTCATCATCACGTCACGTGATGATAATGTCACAATTTACAATGCACGACTAAATATTCCTGTTTTCACCATAACTAGCGAAGGAAGTGGCTCAGTAATACAAGGATTCACCTTGGTATTTTTATATGATGGAGCTGCAGATTATGCGGATTTGGATCCTTATACTATATTTTTAGATCATGCATGTAACTGCACAATTTATGGAAATACAATCTCTAAAAATGGTTCAGTTGGAGGGGGGATATGTCTTACAGCTTCACCTAACAACGTGATATATGGAAATAATGTTACAAATTATTGTTATGGGGATGGAATTAGTATATTTAATGATTCAGACAATAATATAATCATAGAGAATAACATCTCAGGAAACTGGAATGGAATTTTGATCCTTTTTTCAGACGGGAATGTCATAACTCAGAATAATATAAACACCAATAACATTGGATTATCAATCGATAGTTCGAATGACAATGATATCTATGCTAACTCGATATCAAATAATGTCAAGTACGGTTTTTATACTTATTGTTCTTCTGTTACTATAAACTTCAACAGAATTATTGGAAACAATTGGTATGGGCTTTATAATGAGTGGAATGGGGCAGTAAATGCAACAAACAATTGGTGGGGTACCAACAATCCTCAGAATTCATCAACACATGGAAGTGCGATTTACGCACCTGGAGGAACAGTTTTATATAATCCCTGGCTCGAACTAAACTTAACAGGTTCTGTAATTCATGTGACACATAACAGTAACTCCACCTCGGAGATAACTGCTGATTTAACCCATAACAACCGGGGAGAAGACACTTCCACATCAGGTACGATACCAGATGGTTTACCTGTAAACTTCACCACCACACTGGGAACCATTACCCCTACAGCCACTACCAAAAGAGGCAAAGCAACTGTAATTCTCACATCGAGCCCATACTCTGGTGCAACAACGGTTACAGCCTCTACTTATAACCAAACTGTTTTTAAATCATTCCGTAAATCGTTTAGCACAATACAAGCAGCCATTAGTAACTCGTTAACCATTGATGGTGATGTTATTGTGGTTGCAAATGGGACATACACTGAAAACATTTATGTGAATAAAAATCTCACCCTCATCTCAGAAGGTAATGTTACTGTGCAGGCATCAAATCCTTCAGATGCTGATATTTATATTTCAAAATGGGGCAGTGGGACCGTTATTGCATACTTTAACTTAATCAATGCCACCAACAATTGTGGAATTTATTTGAATTCTGCAACAAACTGTACTATTTACTCCAATAATATAACCGGGAATTTCAATGGTATAATACTATACAATTCCACAGGAAACATTATTTTAAATAACACCATCTTGAACAACGAGAATGTTGGTATTGGTTTAGATTATTCAAATAACAATACAATTACCAAAAATAACGTTTCAAATAATTGGGTGGGCACGTCTTCCCTGGATTCTTATAATAACATTATTTCCAGGAATAAATTGTACAGAAACGGTTTATATGGAGTGTATATGGATGCTTCAAATGACCCGGTTCTTGAAAACTCCATAACTTATAACCTGTGTGGTATTGGCCTTTACAGATCTGCCTCTAACCAGATACATTTTAACCAAATATTCGGGAACACCTACGGTCTTTTTGCAAATGGAACTAGTGTCATGGTCAATGCCACTAACAACTGGTGGGGACACGAAAATAACACTCCACGTGTTGCATACACGGACACACCAGCAGACATAATTATCTATAATGGAAATGTGGTTTATGATCCATGGCTCATACTTACAGTTTATCCTACATCTTACAAAGTGGCAAATGGCAAAATATATGAAGCAACCATAACTGCAGATCTGACATATAACAGTGATGGCACAGATACATCAATTCAGGGGCGGGTGCCAGATGGAATACCGGTATATTTCTATTCCCAGTATGGTACTAACACTTTCCAGCAACTACAATATACATTAAATGGTAAAGCATCAACTAACCTGGTGAGGGATCCTAATTATCATGATGTTATATTTATCATGGGTGCAGTGGATGGTGATTATAATTTCACAGGGGTGGATTGGATTGCTAAAGCAGTTGTTAACGTTGTGGGATCAGCCGTAAATCTATCCAACACCAATCAAAAACTTAATTTAACCTATGAAATACCCTTAAATGACCCAACAACATGGGTAAGTGTTCTTTGGAAGGAAACCAGTCTCTACCATGGGGAAGTGGACCTTATTGTAAATGGAGTTGTTGTTAAGAGTTGTAATGTGGTGAATGCAGCTTATCTTGCTTATCATAATTCCTATTCTGAAGAGGTTTTTAAACAGATTAAGTTTGTTAATAGTTTGTTCTTAAATCCAGTGGAGTCCACCACTTTCGTGCCAAACCAGTATTTACAGCCCCTTATCGATTATTACCATCTTGAAAACATGACATTTGATCAGCTGGAGGATTCCATTCTGTTGTTGGTTAAGATAAAAAATAATTTCACGGATAATGAAATTGCTTTCATTAAAAATCATCGCCTTGAATTTATAGACCTGGTTGGTTTTATCATGGCCTATCCTGGTGATGCTATTCAAACCATAAGCTTTGTGGACCCAGACAACAACCAGACTGTGAGTATAAACTTCCCAGGAAATCCCATACTCCGAATGAGCCCCATGATATATTATGATGGCTACATGGAGGATACCAATGGAACCCGGTATGATGTGGGATATGAGGGTGTCAGAAGCTTTGCCATAGCCACCACTAAAGTGACAAACAGTGAGGTGCAGTACTGGCTGGATAAACAATCTTTATATGCTCCGGGTGCTATGAAAGCTGCTTATGGAACTTTCCTCACATCTTTACTGGTTATTAAATGTCATGATATGGTGGCTGACCAGGCAGCAACCGCTTACAATGTAACTTGGAGTCGTACTACTCCTGTGGTGGTTTCCTGTTGTGATGATGCAGCATCCTCTTATATAACTGGAGAAATGAATCACAGAATGGGAATGGATGTAAACGGAACAGCAAGTAATGTGTGGGCGTTCCGTTTTGCCTGTTCTTCGGCTTTTTCACCCATTGAGCAGGAAATAGGAAACCCCAATGGAACTATTGGATCCGTGACCATGGGAATAGGAGAACGCATAATCAAGGGTGAAACTCCTGAGTTGTTCTACAGCAACGGTCAAATTGTACTGAAAATTAAAGATAAAGATGACCTTATACTCATGGTTGACCCAATCACCGGCATAGTCCGGGATGTTTCCACAACCATCTGCGGAGCCTACTGCTACCACAACCAGATAACCAACCGTCGAATTGACTTGGCACAGAACTTAACTAGCAGTGATCCCAATGTTCAGCCGGAATGGTTGAATTCCACAGCACAAATCAGTATGGCTTCTTCGGCTGCTGTTTTAGTGGGTTTAGAAGTTACTGGTGAAAGTCCTTTATTTTTAGCAGGAATAGAAATAGGTAGTACAGTTCCAGTTGTAGGGGTAATGATTGGGGGAGGTTTAGTATTAGCTGCTGTATTAAATTACATCTGTGATCAGTATGGGTGGTTACCACCAGAACAAAGCCGAGAAATACTGGGAAATGCATTCTTACCATTTGCACTGATAAACACATTCCTTTATGATGAATCTACACCCACAACCAAACAACTAGAAGAAGCATACTGGAAAGCAGGTTACTTACTGATGGCAATAGATAATAGTGATTATGGAGAACTTTATAGGGCAATAACATCTGGATCATTACAAGATAGTAAATATTATTTAAATAACGGAATAAAACGTGAAAAAGCAGTTAAGGATTTTTTAAGTGCAGGAGGGCCAAAAGGAGATAAAGCTAAATTTTTAAAAAATCTTTATGATAAAAGCAAAAAACGGTGCGATGATGGTTGGAATGAGTTAAAAGAGGGGGATGTTGCAAATGGTCTTGTGGATATTACTATAGGACTTTGGGGTTTTGATCTATGGGGTTCTATATTAGCTTTAGAAGTCATTCCAAAAGAAGCGTTGTCACAAATAAAACAAGAGATACTACGGATTCTATCGTAA
- a CDS encoding tetratricopeptide repeat protein — MGLFKNFRNKSKLKKANELYYQCKYYEAIKLYDEILEKNFNNVDVWNNKGLALKNLGRYQEALDAYNKALILNPIDVNAWNNKGSVLKELGRYREALDAYNNALELNQEKSGIFYNKGIILSDLGRYREALDAYDKALELNPKDSDTWNNKGLVLHDLGRYQEALAAYDKALELNPKDSDTWNNKGLVLHDLGRYREVLDAYDKALELNPKDSDTWNNKGSILKELDRYPEALDSCDKALKLNPKNDSAWNNKGSIYGIILEHSKALKCFDRALKLNSTNYQALYNRGMTLKYLEKKQEALKCFYEVLKLNPDFEPAKNQKDKILNSEGKIQ; from the coding sequence ATGGGTTTATTCAAAAATTTTAGAAATAAATCAAAGCTTAAAAAAGCAAATGAATTATATTACCAATGCAAATATTATGAAGCCATCAAACTCTACGATGAAATCTTAGAAAAAAACTTTAACAATGTTGATGTGTGGAATAATAAAGGATTGGCTTTAAAAAATCTGGGTAGGTATCAGGAAGCTTTGGACGCTTACAATAAAGCACTAATATTAAATCCCATTGATGTTAATGCATGGAATAATAAAGGTTCTGTTTTAAAGGAACTTGGTAGGTATCGGGAAGCTTTGGACGCTTACAATAATGCTCTGGAATTAAATCAAGAGAAATCAGGAATATTCTATAATAAAGGAATTATTTTAAGTGATCTTGGTAGGTATCGGGAAGCTTTGGACGCTTACGATAAAGCTCTGGAATTAAATCCAAAAGATAGTGACACATGGAATAATAAAGGGTTGGTATTACACGATCTTGGTAGATATCAGGAAGCTTTAGCTGCTTACGATAAAGCTCTGGAATTAAATCCAAAAGATAGTGACACATGGAATAATAAAGGGTTGGTATTACACGATCTTGGTAGGTATCGGGAAGTTTTGGACGCTTACGATAAAGCTCTGGAATTAAATCCAAAAGATAGTGACACATGGAATAATAAAGGTTCTATTTTAAAGGAACTTGATAGGTATCCAGAAGCTTTAGATAGTTGCGATAAAGCATTAAAATTAAATCCAAAAAATGATAGTGCATGGAATAATAAGGGCAGTATATACGGAATTATTTTAGAACATTCTAAAGCGCTTAAATGCTTTGACCGAGCATTAAAATTAAACTCTACAAATTATCAAGCATTATATAATAGAGGAATGACTCTCAAATACCTTGAAAAAAAACAGGAAGCATTGAAATGTTTTTATGAAGTTTTAAAGTTGAATCCTGATTTTGAACCAGCTAAGAATCAAAAAGATAAAATTTTGAATTCCGAAGGGAAAATACAATGA
- a CDS encoding tetratricopeptide repeat protein, with the protein MGLRGIVKNEFNKKSLFNEGNKYLEEGEFDKAQKCYDEILKLDPSSVNAWYNNGLIFFKIKKYMKSIEFFDNALDLEPGNIKALINKGLALGSLNKYEKSYACFDKALKLNPKNAETWYGKGIVLGKNGKYPEAIEHFDRALELNPDFKPAKDSKKLIKSINRLP; encoded by the coding sequence ATGGGATTACGGGGAATTGTTAAAAATGAATTTAATAAAAAATCACTGTTTAATGAAGGCAATAAATACCTTGAAGAAGGTGAATTTGATAAAGCACAAAAATGCTATGATGAAATTTTAAAGCTAGACCCTTCTTCTGTTAACGCATGGTATAATAACGGATTGATTTTTTTCAAAATAAAGAAATATATGAAATCTATTGAATTTTTTGATAATGCATTGGATTTAGAACCTGGAAATATCAAAGCATTGATTAATAAAGGGTTGGCTCTTGGATCTCTCAATAAATATGAGAAGTCATATGCTTGTTTTGATAAGGCCTTAAAATTGAATCCTAAAAATGCCGAAACGTGGTATGGAAAAGGTATAGTACTTGGAAAAAATGGAAAATACCCGGAAGCTATTGAACATTTTGATAGAGCTTTGGAATTAAATCCTGATTTTAAGCCGGCTAAAGATTCTAAAAAGCTTATTAAGTCTATTAATCGACTGCCATGA
- a CDS encoding PepSY domain-containing protein codes for MIKKSTVALLALIILMVFVSGCTTNTNTTQNNTQNMSNQSNNNSNNTNNTTNSTNLITPEKAKSIAQQYVKEPGVTTGTPVLQTFNGKKVYVIPLVQNGQNVGEIEIDAVTGENLGGAGGAP; via the coding sequence ATGATTAAAAAATCAACAGTGGCCCTGCTGGCTTTAATAATTTTAATGGTATTTGTTTCTGGATGCACTACCAATACTAACACCACCCAGAATAACACTCAAAACATGTCTAACCAGAGCAATAACAACAGCAACAATACTAACAATACCACAAACAGCACTAATCTGATAACACCTGAAAAAGCAAAAAGTATAGCCCAACAATACGTTAAAGAACCTGGTGTAACCACCGGAACTCCGGTACTCCAGACATTTAATGGGAAGAAGGTATATGTTATTCCTCTCGTCCAAAACGGACAGAATGTGGGTGAAATTGAAATTGATGCAGTGACTGGAGAAAATTTGGGAGGAGCAGGCGGAGCACCTTGA